In Saccopteryx leptura isolate mSacLep1 chromosome 9, mSacLep1_pri_phased_curated, whole genome shotgun sequence, the genomic window aggggctgcaggcCTCCCCGGGGCTGCCCCCACCTGCCCAGCCATCGTCACCCCATGGCATTTCCTCATTTGTCTCTGTCTTGTCTCTCTGTGTGTTGTGTTCTCTCCTTGTGTGTTGGTTAcatgtcctttgtccccctcctcCTTGCCCGGCCCCTACCCCGCCATTACCCCGGACCCCAGACCATCGTGCGGGGCAGCAAAGGTGTCAAGGATGGGGCCCTCACGCTGCTACTGGACGAGTTTGAGAACATGTCGGTGACACGCTCCAATTCCCTGAGGAGAGACAGCCCACCGCCGCCACCCACCCGTGCCCGCCATGAAAATGGGATGCCCGTGGAGCAGGCTGCCATGACCAGAGGGAGCCCAGAGAAGGCGGGCGGCCACGGCCGGGTTGCTGGTCGCAGCGAGGGGGTTGGCAGCAGTGGTGACCGGCGGCGGGTGGGGCCAGAGAAGAAGCCTAAGTCTTCTAGGGAAGGCTCAGGGGGGCCCCAGGAATCCTCCCGAGACAAGcgtcccctctctgggcctgatGTCAGCACTCCCCAGCCTGCTGGTGTGGCCAGTGGGGCGAAAGTGGCAGCTGGCCGGCCCTTTAACACGTACCCGCGGGCCGATACAGATCACCCGTCCCGGGGCGCCCAGGTAACTGATCTCCCTGCCCAGGACTCCCTACTGGCCCCTTGCCCAGAGCTTTCCCTGTCCCTACCCACCAACTCCAACCTGTGCCCAGCCCAGTGTCCATCTCCATCCTGACCACCATGTGTCTGTGCCGCAGCCGGGCCCCTGTCCTGCTCGGGAGGGCAGAGCTGGTTGGGCCCCTCCACTGACAGcctcctctcttttctgtttcagggggaGCCTCACAATATGGCCCCCAATGGGCCATCAGTGGGGGGCCTGGCTGTCCCCCAGTCCTCTTCCTCCCGACCTCCCGCCCGAGCTCGTGGCCCCCCCAGCCCTGGAGTGCTGGGCCCCCATGCCTCTGAGCCCCAGCTGGGCCCTGCAGCCCAAACCCTCGCTGCCCCGACTGGCCCCCTTGCCCCTGGGCCCCCCGGACCCCGCTCTCCACAGCGAGAACCCCAGCGTGTGTCCCATGAGCAGTTTCGGGCTGCTCTGCAGTTGGTGGTGGACCCTGGTGACCCACGCTCCTACCTGGACAACTTCATCAAGATCGGTGAGGGCTCCACAGGGGTTGTGTGCATCGCCACCGTGCGCAGCTCGGGCCGTCTGGTGGCCGTCAAGAAGATGGACCTGCGCAAGCAGCAGAGGCGTGAGCTGCTCTTCAACGAGGTGGGCCTCCGCCTCCCTGTCTTGCCCTTCCCATCTCCCCGGTGCTCCACCACACACACAATAGTGTTGAGGCCCTAGGAGGTGGGGACAGAAGGCGCTTCAAGGCTAACTTCCCAGAGCTGggctctcttctccctcctcacaTCTACTCCTCTGTTCCCACAGTACCCACAGCCACATGTCTGTCCCTTTCCTGGCCCCTCCCTGAACCCCAGCTCTAGGACCCTTGGGCCCACTGAAGTCTGTCCTCTAAGCGTCTTCCAGGCCGTGCACACCCATTGACTCCCAAATTGGCCCCAAAGTGTCTCCCCAAACTCCTGCTTGTCCTCTGGTTCCCTGTCTAGAGAGACCCTGCCAATCCTGTCCCCTGCCCTGGACCTCACTGGTGCATGTCCCCTGCCACCTCCGTGCAGCCCCGTTTTCTCCCAGTGGGCCCTGCTCTAGCCTTCCTCTGGGTGCCCGCTGGGCATCCCCTACACAGCAGCCAAAGGGCTCTTTATGATGGTAGGACCATGCTACCCTCCTCCCCCTAGTGACTCCTGAAGGGCCCCAGTGCCCGCAGGGTAAAGGTCTGGCCCCTTTGCTTAGTATTTCAATCCCACCCCCATCCAGGTCCTTGGCTCTGTCCGGCCTTGGCCTTTGGCTCTTGGTGGCCTCTCTGCCAGGAAGCTTGTTGCAAAGGCAGACACCTGGCTCCTTCCAGAGAGTGGTCTGTGTGGGAGCCGCCTCTGGGCTCTGATATGGGGTCCCTCAGCACTCAACTGTGCCCCATTACCCATCCCTCAGCCCCCATATTATAGTGCTTCAGCTGCGCCTTGAGCTTTGATGCATGCGGCCTGTGAGCTCTATGCTCCCTCCAGGCTTTGCCTGGCTAGGCCTTCTTGCTGTGaattcctcccacccccaccccaccacctttTATTCTTGGGTTAATACCTACTTGTCCTGGTCTCAACCCTGTGCTTAGATGCTCTcttcccaccttcctctctcaacACCAGCCTGGTCTTCAGGGCCACTCAGAGACCAGCTCAGGACCGGTTACCGGTTGGGATCAGAAATGTGAGTGCATGCGGTAGAGAGCACCCTCAGAACGGAAGCTTCAGGCCTAAGCTGCCTCTGTGGTCTGTTGACTTGGCATTGGGGAGGGCAGTCCAGGGTAATCTCAATGAGCAAGAGTGAGCGGTGGGACTGCGCCTGCAATGTGGCAGGGCCCACGCCCAGGCCCAAGTGAGGCAGGAGGGCAGCTGATGGCTGGGTCCGAAGGCAGGAGCTGGTGGTCCTCCGCCTACCATGCTGACACAGCCTTCTGCGCCAGGTGGTGATTATGCGGGACTATCAGCACGAGAACGTGGTGGAGATGTACAACAGCTACCTGGTGGGGGATGAGCTCTGGGTGGTGATGGAGTTCTTGGAGGGAGGCGCCCTCACCGACATCGTCACTCACACCAGGTACTGCCAGGCAGCTGGATCCTGGCTGGCACCCAGCCTGCTGTCTCCCCAGGCTCCCCAAGGTGGAGCTGGGTCCCTTCAGACCTCTGGGGTGGCAGAGCCAGCAGGGCCATGTGCTCCTCAGGCCCCCAGGGTGGGGCTGGGTCCCCCTCACACCCCAGGGTGGGGCTGGATCCCTCTCAGACCCTGGACTGGTGCCCTACCTGCCCCATTGCTTACCCCTCCCCACACAGGATGAATGAGGAGCAGATAGCCTCTGTGTGCCTAGCTGTGCTGCAGGCCTTGTCTGTGCTCCATGCCCAGGGCGTCATCCACCGGGACATCAAGAGTGACTCCATTCTGCTAACCCACGACGGCAGGGTGAGGATTTGGGTGGCTTGGGCTTTTGTTACTCCTCCCCAGCTCCCCCTCTGCGGTGATGGCGTACTTTGGCCCCCAATTCGGAAGCCTGAGGAGCATTCAACTTGTTTGTTCCTCGTGCAACAGTTCAGAGTCAGGACTGTGAGGGGCTCTGTTCAGGAAGTCATTGGGGCCCAGGCTGGCAGGGGCTCTGCCATCAGTAAGATTACGGGGTGCTGGCCACTGTAATCTTGCCCTCGGCTCAAAGAGGGAAGAATGCGTTTGGGTGGCTACTGCAGTTCTGCCATATGCATCTCCTGCCACTGGGACTAGACACCTGGGGTGGCCGTGGGCCGCGGCCCTGCCTCCCATCTTCTGGACTGAAGTTCTGAATGTGAAGTATATGGATGAGCCTCAAGAGTGCCCAGAACCTGCATTTATATATCAAGAGTGGACTTTCAGTGGAAGGGCCCCTTggctttaagcaaattcttggtGATTCACCTGCCCTGCCCCAGGAAAGTTAATCCAGACAACAGAGGTGGCAGCGTGGAGCTCCTTTTCACTGGGAGTCTCAATCTACTGTGTACCTTCAAAGATCTGTAGATGTGTTTTAGGGAAATCTGTGAGCCACCCGAACTTACACACTCTCTGTGGGCAtgctttctggtgttgagaagGCCCATACATGTCCTCAAGAATTTGAAAAGTGCCTACAGTTCCAAGAATATGTAAATTCTTAGTTCCATGGCCCTGGTTGTCACAAAGGCAGTCCAAGTGTCCTCACACTTCAGGGAAGCAGAGGCCCCCTGTACCAGCCTTGGTACCTGTGGGACTCAGGCCACTTCCCTCAGCAACCCTAGGGCGACCCTGTCTGGAAAGCAGATGGTATGATCTTGGGGCAGTGACACCTGAGGGCTCCCTGTCAGAGTTGGTGGAGCTACCCATGGTCCGACTCGAACCTCTGGGCTACATGGTATACACTCAGCTTGAGGGAGGCCAAGGAACTAAAAAGGTGAGTGCCTCTACTCACCCTCGCCCTGCCAGCACCTCTGACcccactgcctgtgccctgccccaccccaggtGAAGCTGTCAGACTTCGGGTTCTGCGCTCAGGTGAGCAAAGAGGTACCACGGAGGAAGTCATTGGTCGGCACGCCCTACTGGATGGCCCCGGAGCTCATTTCCCGCCTCCCCTACGGGCCAGAGGTGAGCCAGAGGCAGCTGGTTGTTCACTGTCAGCACCAGTTCATGCTGTGACATCAGAACAGCCAGTGTTGGGGTAAAGTGGGTCTCAGTCTGGGGAATGGGTCTCTAGGGATGAATctgtgggagaagaggaaggcaagcatgcactcattcattcattcctgctGGGTACTTGTTCTGAGTCAGGCGCAGTGCTTGGCAATGATAACAAAGTGCTGAGCAGAAGTAGTCACGACTGTTTGACAGCTGGTGCAGAGGCCACAAAGTGGCCGgctcctggctggttggcctgaAGATGCTTTTGcaagcatttttaaaagtctctcATTAAAGTCCAAATTCCCATTCTTTGTCAGAAAACCAAGACAACTGGCCACGTGGTGGCCAAATTCCTACCTGGCAACCATTGGCAGTATGGACGGGTGTTCTGTTGTATGAAGGGCAGCACCTTCGTCTTGGCCATAGCCCCCACCCTTCCTGCTGCCCGCACTGACCTGCTTCACTCAGCGCCATCACCTGCCTGGCCCTGAGGTTTCTCCAGTCAGCAACACCTGACCCATGCCTGGCCGTGCAACACACCCTGGGGAGCATGTCATGGGGGCCCTCAGGCTGGAGTGGAGTCACATTGGGAAGGGAGACTGGTGTGAGGTTCTGAGGGGACATCTAAGTCATGGCAGCCTGTGAGTGACAAACTCAGCTCAAATGGATTTAGCGAAACCTAGAAGCTGTGGGTCGCCAAAACTGTGACGTTAGAGGGTAGTGGGCTTCAGGACTAGTCGTCCACGTGGTCTCTGTTCGGGCCCTGAATCTCTGTAGGGTTTACTCAGGCAGGTGCTGCCCTTACGGCAGCAGAGATGACCCTGGCAACTGGGACACGTCTCCCTGCCTTTGGGCACCATAGCATATTTGGGTTACTGTCTCAGGTTGGTTCTGATTGGTTCTGACTGCCTTTTCCTAACCCAGTTACTATGTCCCAGTGAACCTGGTCATGCCCCCACAACCCCTGCCTGCCCCTGGCTGAGAGTGAGGTGAGGGTCCAGAGGAAACTGAGTGCTCAGCAGAAAGAGGGGACAAAGGCTGGGTGGGCAGAACCCCTCCGCGGGCTCCCTGGGTGAGGGGCGGTGGGGTTGGCAGGCGTGGCGTCGGAGTGGGTGTTCTGGGTCCAGAGCTTGGGTTGCAGAGGCAGAAGCGGAGCTGCGAGCCGTCCCTCCCAGGCTTCCCTCGGGCCCTGCCTGCCCAGCACAGTGCCGCCCTGCTGTCCCTTCCCTGCAGGTGGACATCTGGTCACTGGGAGTGATGGTGATCGAGATGGTGGACGGAGAGCCCCCCTACTTCAATGAGCCACCCCTCAAAGCCATGAAGATGATTCGGGACAACCTGCCACCCCGACTGAAGAACCTGCACAAGGTGGGCCCTGCTGGCAGGCAGGTGGGTGGGCAAGGTGACCCAAGCCCTCAGGGTGGCTGGGCACCACCCACACTTGCCCAGCCAGAGCACTGGGTGTGGATGGGCCTGGGTGTTGATATGTCCTGCCACTGAATGCCATCCCCTCCCAGGCTTCCAGTGTTTGTGGAAATGCCTCTGCCCTCCTCATCCCACAGAGGGGCCTAGGCTGCCTGGCTGAAGGCATGTAACAGCCAGGTTCAGAAAAGGCATTACCTGGTGAGAAGGGGCACCTCCAGCACCAGCGTCTGCCAGAGCCTCACCAAACTTTGAAAATAGGGAGGAAATGAGTTCCTAAGGCCAAGCTTTAGACATCTGGTACCTTTTTCCTCCCGACTTGTGCAGTAGATGTGAGCAGTAGATAGAGGAGGAGACCGAGGCCCCCACAGCGAGTGAGCAGTGGAGCTGGCTCTCAGACCCAAGCAGGGACCCTCTCCCCTGactctctcccctgcctcccacACAGGTGTCACCGTCCTTGAAGGGCTTCCTGGACCGCCTGCTGGTGCGGGACCCAGCGCAGCGGGCCACGGCAGCTGAGCTGCTGAAGCACCCGTTCCTGGCCAAAGCGGGCCCGCCCGCCAGCATTGTGCCCCTCATGCGCCAGAACCGCACCAGATGAGGCTTGGCACCCTGTCCCTGAACCAAAGAGCCCCTTGGGTCACCCTCGCCCTGCCAGAGGCCAGCGGGGGGccaccccctgctccccccaGCCTGGGAGACACTCCGTGTGACACCACCTTCCTTACTGGGGGGCAGAGTGTGGGACCCTACTACTGAACTCTGGTTTTGATTTTGTCTAAAAACATGGAGACTTGTGGGAGCAATAAGGCTCCCAGGACCCCCACTCCCCACACATCTGGGACAGGATGTTGCTGGTTTTCCTGTCTCCAGGAAGGACAGGCGGCCTTCCCATCACTGGAAATCTGCAGTGGGAGCTGCTTGGGGTGGAGAGAACACTAcgaaagaggtgtgtgtgtgtgtgtgtgtgtgcgtgcgtgcgtgtgtgtgtgtgtgtaacggGTGTGCACGCAGCGGAAGGTCCCGTGCCTCTGCCCTCCAGCCTGCGAGTGGGTGTCTCTGAGACCTTGCCTAACAGACAGCCCCCACTCCCCTGAGCCATGGCGGGGGTCAATCATGAATGTCTGAAGAGTGGCCTTTTCCCTTAGCCCTGCGCCCCTTTCTGTGGTTGGACGGGGAGACGAGTCAgggctcccctcccacccccagcctctgcAGAAAATGACTACTGCACCTGGACAGCCTCTTCTTTTCTAGAAGTCTAtttatattgtcattttataacaCTCTAGCCCCTGCTCCTACCTGGAACAGATGGTCCCTGTCCTGCAGGGTGGCACCAGGGACAGGACCACTGCTTGAAGAATCGGGTTTCTGTCCCCTTGGTGCAGCCTTGCCTTCCCCTCCCTCAAGTTAGTTttacaattaaaacattttcttgatttgtgtgtgtatgtgtgtgtagaggCCCCTCCATACCCAGGccacctggggggaggggctctggAGTTGGGAGAGGGTGGCCTGGCTAACCCCAGGGTTCCAGCCCAGCGAAGGGCAAGGGCTGTGTCTGTGGGTGGTAAGGGAGTGCCAGGTGGAGAGCAGCTGATAAAGCCCCTGGTCATGGGGGCAGGATTGATACCGCCCTCCCAGGCCTGGGAGAAGTCAGTTTGCCAAGATGACCAATCTACCAAATCTGTGATTCCTGGGAACTTATTTTAAAGGTGATCTTGAGTGTGTTGAGTAGGTAGGAACTGATCCTGAGTGAGCTGATGTTAGTAAATTGGCCAGTGGGCAGACGGGCTTTGGGGCTTGGCTAGGGCGGATGGACCTGGGGCTGCCAGCTCCAGAGAGAACCATCAGTTAAGCTCCTCCCTCCAGGCTGAGCCTCCAGGAGGCTGAGCCTGGGTCCCAAGTTGGGGAGAAGGAATCTAGCTGACATTGAGGTGACAGGGCACCTTCTGCATTCTGGGCGCCGAGCACTCCAGGCCAGTGCTGGACTTTGTATGTGTCCTCCCCAGCATGCTGAGAAGTATCGGGCAGGGACGGCTAGGGACGAGGAGTCAGCCCCCGCCAGAGCCGGCAGGCGTCACTGGCACCAGCCTCCTCAGCCTGGTTTGTGGGTGGAAGTGTGTAGTACGGGCAGAGGGATTCCGGCGTGCTCCACATCTCCTGTTCTCCTCCACTGTCATGTGATGTCCCCTAACCCCCCTCTCCACTGTTCCTGAGCATCCCCAAGAATTGGGGTCCTGTTTCTGTGACAGCCTTGCCAAGTCCCTGCACGGTCTAGCTGGGTAGTCACAGAGTGTCTGGGGAAAAATGCCAGAATTGGTGTAAggggaaatagaaaacaaaggacCAAATAGCCCCCCACatacacatactttaaaaaatacttggagCAAGAATGCTTTTACAAATGAGTTCTAGAAGACTTTGAAGGATCAGGTAATTCCTACCTTGTACAAATTGTTCCAGAAGACAATTTAGGAGGCTGGCATGCCCATGATAGCCAAAGCAGATGAGGACGGTGAAGACCCGAATGTTGCCGCCATGCGTGCAGCTCAAGGACACTGATCTCACTGGGCGCCTGTGGAGAGGCCGCTGGGGTTGTGGATGCGGAGCCCCGCGGTAACTATGATTGGTCACATCACTGCACTCTTAAAGAATGACTTTGGGGAACTCCTCCTCCAGGCCCACTGCCTCGCCCTGCTGATGCCCGTGCTGAAGGGTTTTCCATGGTATCAGTCAGAAACCCCTCTAATTGTGAATGGGATTTAGTATAGGGGGTCAATTACCAAGACACTGAGGAGGCTAAGAAGCCACAGAGGGCCTATAACCGAACTAGTAGTCTTTAAAGGTGGGGGCTGCCACCATGGGTCTAGAGGGACAGAAGGGGTCAGTGGCACTATCAGAGTGCACTTGTTTCTCTGCTGCACTGAATGGAATGACTTCAGCTTTCCATCCTGTTCCCACTGGAAGCCTCCTACTGGAGGATCTCACAGACCCGAGCAAGCAAGGGAGTCTCACGGGGTAACTTCAGGCTTCCAGTCTTGGTGAACAAGGATGCACCCAGAAGGGCAGGTGTGGCGGCTCAATACACGTCTGCCTCTGCGGAATGGGGCACAGGGTCTCGCCTTGTCCAGGTGCTGTCCAGAGTTGTGCTCCACAAGCAGCGAGAATTCAGCCACAGCAACGGCCCGGGAGAGGGAGCCAAGGGATATGTGAAGGTCAGATTTAAGTAAGtcaaaacagtggttctcaaagtgtggttccgGGACTGGTGGCATCTCTGGGAACTGGACGTGAATGCGAGTTCCTGGCCCCCACTCACCTCAGGCTCAAGCACACTCCGGAGGGGCCTGGCAATTTGCACTGTAACAAGCACGCTATGGGATTCTGAGGCCAGTTCAAGTTTGAGAGCCGCTGAGACAGGAATGTGGGATTCAGCCCCGCCCAGTCAGCAAGGTCCTGGTCTCCTTTCATCTCACTCTCCTCACTCAGATtgtggcctcttccatgtggtaCCACCACCAGAGGGGAGGATAGTAAGAAGGCACTACCCTTTAAGGACAGGACGCTGTTTGTATTATGGCCTCATTGGCCAGAGCTtagtctgggaaatgtagtcttgtGTCTAGCTAAAAAATTCTATTACTATAGAATTGTGTTACTTT contains:
- the PAK4 gene encoding serine/threonine-protein kinase PAK 4 — translated: MFGKKKKRVEISAPSNFEHRVHTGFDQHEQKFTGLPRQWQSLIEESARRPKPLIDPACITSIQHEAPKTIVRGSKGVKDGALTLLLDEFENMSVTRSNSLRRDSPPPPPTRARHENGMPVEQAAMTRGSPEKAGGHGRVAGRSEGVGSSGDRRRVGPEKKPKSSREGSGGPQESSRDKRPLSGPDVSTPQPAGVASGAKVAAGRPFNTYPRADTDHPSRGAQGEPHNMAPNGPSVGGLAVPQSSSSRPPARARGPPSPGVLGPHASEPQLGPAAQTLAAPTGPLAPGPPGPRSPQREPQRVSHEQFRAALQLVVDPGDPRSYLDNFIKIGEGSTGVVCIATVRSSGRLVAVKKMDLRKQQRRELLFNEVVIMRDYQHENVVEMYNSYLVGDELWVVMEFLEGGALTDIVTHTRMNEEQIASVCLAVLQALSVLHAQGVIHRDIKSDSILLTHDGRVKLSDFGFCAQVSKEVPRRKSLVGTPYWMAPELISRLPYGPEVDIWSLGVMVIEMVDGEPPYFNEPPLKAMKMIRDNLPPRLKNLHKVSPSLKGFLDRLLVRDPAQRATAAELLKHPFLAKAGPPASIVPLMRQNRTR